The genomic DNA CAGCAGATCGGGATCGGGGCAGCGGGCCGTGTCCAGGAAATTGGCGAAGGTTTTTTCATTGATACGGGAAGCGGGGAAACCTTGGGCGATGATTTGCCTGACGGCATGGACGATTTCGGCTCGGGCTCCGTAATTGAGAGCCAGATTGACCTGCATACCGCGGTTTTTTTGCGATTGCCGCTCGGTTTCCTCCAGTTTTTCCCGCAATTTGCCGGGCAGCTTGTCGATCATACCGAATATTCTTAATTTGATGCTGTTTTTTTCCAGTAAATCCTTTTGCTTGAGCAGGTTTTCATAGAGCATGTTCATCAGGAAGCGGATTTCGCCGGCCGGCCTTTTCCAGTTTTCACTGGAGAAAGTAAAAAGGGTCAGAAACTTAATGCCCAAGCGGGCGGCCATTTCAGTGATGGTCCTGGCGGTTTCGGCGCCGGCGCTGTGCCCGGCCGTCCGGGGCAACTTTTTTTGCCTGGCCCAGCGCCCGTTGCCGTCCATGATGATCGCCACGTGCCGCGGCAAGCGCTTTTCATCGAGCCGGTCCAGCAGGGAAAATTCGACGCTTTCTTTGGGATACAGGGAGCGCAC from Candidatus Aminicenantes bacterium includes the following:
- a CDS encoding isoprenyl transferase → MFDHVRSLYPKESVEFSLLDRLDEKRLPRHVAIIMDGNGRWARQKKLPRTAGHSAGAETARTITEMAARLGIKFLTLFTFSSENWKRPAGEIRFLMNMLYENLLKQKDLLEKNSIKLRIFGMIDKLPGKLREKLEETERQSQKNRGMQVNLALNYGARAEIVHAVRQIIAQGFPASRINEKTFANFLDTARCPDPDLLIRTSGELRISNFLLYQIAYSELYFTPVLWPDFKVVDLFEAIIDFQDRDRRFGKL